One window of Methanofervidicoccus abyssi genomic DNA carries:
- a CDS encoding tryptophan--tRNA ligase, which produces MITPWEVSEDIDYKETMEKFGIKPFKDILNKLETPHRLMRRGVIFGHRDFENIVECIRGGKRFAVVSGMMPSGRMHFGHKMVVDQLIYYQNYNAEIYIPIADLEAYWARGIDFERIKKLAVEEYITNYIALGLTLKNTRIYLQSQNSVVKDLALKLAKRVNLSEMKAIYGFSGETNIGHIFAPIIQVADILHPQLEERMPVLVPVGIDQDPHIRLTRDIAGRCKEYNFIHPSSTYHRFMTGLTGGKMSSSKEETAIFLSDKPSEELRKKVMSCKTGGRETLEDHRKYGGVPEKCVVYELYLYHLVDDDRELREIYERCRSGDLTCGRCKKLCYEKLTEFLKDLNERREVAREQAWEILR; this is translated from the coding sequence TTGATAACGCCCTGGGAGGTTTCAGAAGATATAGATTATAAAGAGACGATGGAAAAATTTGGAATAAAACCGTTTAAAGACATACTAAATAAACTGGAGACCCCCCATCGTCTAATGAGAAGGGGAGTAATATTTGGCCATAGGGACTTTGAGAATATAGTAGAGTGTATAAGAGGGGGTAAGAGGTTTGCAGTGGTTAGTGGTATGATGCCTTCTGGGAGGATGCACTTTGGACATAAGATGGTGGTAGATCAACTTATATACTATCAAAATTACAATGCAGAGATATACATCCCAATAGCAGATCTAGAGGCCTACTGGGCTCGGGGAATAGATTTTGAAAGGATTAAGAAGTTGGCAGTTGAAGAGTATATTACTAATTATATAGCTCTAGGTCTCACCTTGAAGAATACCCGTATCTACCTACAATCTCAGAATAGTGTAGTTAAGGATCTAGCGCTGAAGTTGGCAAAGAGGGTAAATCTCAGTGAGATGAAAGCTATATATGGTTTTAGTGGAGAGACAAATATAGGACATATCTTCGCCCCTATAATTCAAGTTGCAGATATACTCCATCCTCAACTGGAAGAAAGAATGCCAGTCTTGGTTCCTGTGGGAATAGATCAAGATCCCCATATAAGGTTGACGAGGGATATTGCTGGAAGGTGTAAAGAATACAACTTTATACATCCATCTTCCACATACCACAGGTTTATGACAGGATTAACTGGAGGTAAGATGAGCTCCTCTAAGGAGGAAACTGCTATATTTCTAAGTGATAAACCCTCTGAAGAGCTTAGAAAGAAAGTAATGTCCTGTAAAACTGGAGGTAGGGAAACCTTGGAGGATCATAGAAAGTACGGAGGTGTGCCTGAAAAGTGTGTTGTATATGAACTCTATCTATACCATCTAGTAGATGATGATAGGGAACTTAGAGAGATATACGAGAGGTGTAGATCTGGAGATCTAACCTGTGGAAGGTGTAAAAAATTATGTTATGAGAAGTTGACGGAGTTCTTAAAAGATCTAAATGAAAGAAGAGAGGTTGCAAGGGAACAGGCCTGGGAAATTTTGAGGTAA
- the frhD gene encoding coenzyme F420-reducing hydrogenase, FrhD protein: MIPAYLRKEILVIGCGNVLFGDDGFGYEVIKRLEEMDLPDNVGVIDAGAGSAYYIISLLDEESSVKKLIVVDIIDFNLPPGTLKKLRVEDLPRIEKYNFDAHDVPLAPYLIDVYKRGIEVVIIGCQGKEISCPDIKIGLSKEVERSIEKAVEMVLEEIKREK, from the coding sequence TTGATACCGGCCTATCTAAGGAAAGAAATACTTGTTATAGGATGTGGAAATGTCCTATTTGGAGATGATGGGTTTGGATATGAGGTAATTAAGAGATTGGAGGAGATGGATCTTCCAGACAACGTAGGAGTTATAGATGCAGGGGCTGGGAGTGCCTACTATATAATATCTCTGTTGGATGAAGAATCTTCAGTTAAGAAGTTAATAGTTGTCGATATCATCGATTTCAACTTACCTCCAGGGACTTTGAAAAAGTTGAGAGTCGAAGATCTTCCAAGGATTGAGAAGTACAACTTTGACGCCCATGACGTGCCCTTAGCGCCCTATCTTATAGATGTCTATAAGAGAGGAATAGAGGTGGTGATAATAGGTTGCCAGGGGAAGGAGATATCCTGTCCAGATATAAAGATAGGGCTCTCTAAGGAGGTTGAAAGATCTATTGAAAAGGCTGTTGAGATGGTTTTAGAGGAAATTAAAAGAGAGAAATAG
- a CDS encoding permease, translating to MYISGLLTYTLNIMMKTVLDYLSVNRLIALTFAFLMAGGISTMINKEFILKYFGPDTPKRISYLVAAVSGCILAVCSCTILPLVTSLYKRGGSIGPVTTLLFSGPAINILAIFYSAAVFGWDIGFLRALYAITFSIIIGLAMELFFGREDRKRVESKGIRRSVRSITSKPWYQTLIFFLIQLLILLTITASPKFAPFLNIPIYGEILTKHVITAILIVVLIIVVKRWYKPEEIKSWLSESYVLIKMIFPLLIIGVAIAGLISAFLPPQYISEYVGGNSIFSNFITSLLGALMYFATLTEVPIVKALMDLGMGVGPAMALLLAGPSLSIPTVLTISRVFGSKKAITYLALVVILSTFAGYITGIILQ from the coding sequence ATGTATATCTCGGGATTACTTACCTATACCTTGAATATTATGATGAAAACAGTATTAGACTATCTAAGTGTCAATAGATTAATAGCGTTAACATTTGCCTTCCTTATGGCAGGAGGTATTAGTACCATGATAAATAAAGAGTTCATACTGAAGTACTTCGGCCCAGATACGCCTAAAAGAATATCCTACCTCGTTGCCGCTGTAAGTGGATGTATCCTTGCAGTGTGTTCCTGTACTATACTACCACTGGTTACCAGTCTCTACAAGAGGGGAGGAAGTATAGGACCTGTTACCACCTTACTATTCTCAGGACCTGCCATCAACATTCTTGCAATCTTCTACTCGGCAGCTGTTTTTGGATGGGATATTGGATTCCTAAGGGCTTTGTATGCTATAACCTTCTCTATAATTATAGGACTAGCTATGGAACTATTCTTTGGAAGGGAGGACAGAAAGAGAGTGGAGAGTAAAGGTATAAGGAGAAGTGTAAGAAGTATCACCTCTAAGCCTTGGTATCAAACTCTAATATTCTTCCTCATACAGTTGTTGATACTCCTCACAATAACAGCTTCTCCAAAGTTTGCACCTTTCTTGAACATACCTATCTATGGTGAAATACTCACTAAACATGTTATTACAGCTATCCTCATTGTAGTCTTGATTATAGTTGTAAAGAGATGGTACAAACCTGAAGAGATAAAATCCTGGCTCTCCGAGAGTTATGTCCTAATTAAGATGATATTTCCTCTCCTTATAATAGGTGTAGCTATAGCAGGTCTAATAAGCGCATTCCTCCCACCTCAGTACATCAGTGAATACGTAGGTGGAAACTCCATATTTTCGAACTTCATCACGTCTTTATTAGGTGCCCTTATGTACTTCGCAACACTAACCGAGGTGCCTATTGTAAAAGCTTTGATGGATTTAGGGATGGGTGTTGGGCCTGCTATGGCTCTACTCTTAGCAGGACCAAGTTTAAGTATCCCTACTGTACTTACAATCTCCAGGGTATTTGGAAGTAAAAAAGCTATTACCTACTTAGCCCTTGTAGTAATACTCTCCACATTTGCAGGATATATCACTGGTATCATATTACAATAA
- a CDS encoding MTH895/ArsE family thioredoxin-like protein, translating to MIIRVLGTGCPKCKKTYENVKKAVEELGIDAEILKVEDIDKISEWIMLTPGVVFDNVVVFEGKVPTVEEIKRELKKYLEKKD from the coding sequence GTGATAATTAGAGTATTGGGAACAGGATGTCCCAAGTGTAAGAAGACCTATGAAAATGTTAAGAAAGCTGTAGAGGAGCTGGGTATAGATGCAGAGATCCTAAAAGTTGAAGATATAGATAAAATATCTGAATGGATAATGCTCACTCCAGGAGTAGTTTTTGATAATGTTGTAGTATTTGAAGGGAAGGTACCAACTGTAGAGGAGATAAAGAGAGAATTAAAGAAATATCTTGAGAAGAAAGATTAA